From Miscanthus floridulus cultivar M001 chromosome 15, ASM1932011v1, whole genome shotgun sequence, the proteins below share one genomic window:
- the LOC136508414 gene encoding stress response protein nst1-like, whose amino-acid sequence MCTLCAVQRWSRRVATMLPWLVVPLIVIWAATQLLLPAAYRFEVTSPRLACVSVLLLTLFWYEILLPRLSLWRARRSARLREERRAHALELHKLRKTATRRCRNCSNPYKDQNPGGGKFMCSYCGHVSKRPVLDLNSAGKAPTGWPCAQDCGYWLDLRCSSANNSSFLGFSWPLLSSFCSTAMMWLLRNIFRFTSSGDGEGLSIDGKRLAKRGENGGKAEESRTEKSRRKAEEKRLARLEREMLEEEERKQREEMAKLVEERRKLRDEKAKAEERSKSATPVGEKDARKEAEKRRQERKKKEDKGSSKSNSDCEDIDRRLGREGDRKRDFDRKSDLDRREGYKPHYIDSNNHSNKTGESRSKYFGRMTGGFLSSSRGFGGGSFFGRSAQAPAPQASKLSRPVVPATDQGNAIKRDVQHAATQATGKSATAGETRNAWTNFNRPVSPNVQPHPTGLKKSWHQLFSRSASVSPCPDVTTSAHDMIRKPEPNGAQINNAHTFLSQYPPLDYKPSSSQSMQFPGFPPLNGAPPSNPLHFPAGHMPFYDDAESTLLEEPEQFEDPCYDPDAIALLGPVSESLDNFPPDLDCGFLSSDVMKESHGRPSPIESPLSRSRMAEEKPIKPPHSSVARGPGGSILPETSSEQGTWQMWSTPLVQESLGLQGPQSQWLRQNTNQFNHSANLFSSGGGAISSLGTGLNDSDPWLQKAPFQQLPPDTPSLFLSHEMPGKLHNDLVFGSPNKSAREHPFGPPGSLWPKEELALNGAQEGGGGHILSPSGAHVGGGVGLFSSASPDVQSLWSFNETFNEKESIE is encoded by the exons ATGTGTACGCTGTGCGCCGTGCAGCGCTGGTCGCGGCGCGTCGCCACCATGCTCCCGTGGCTCGTCGTCCCGCTCATCGTCATCTGGGCCGCCACCCAGCTGCTCCTCCCAGCCGCCTACCGCTTCGAGGTCACCTCCCCGCGCCTCGCCTGCGTCTCCGTCCTCCTTCTCACCCTCTTCTGGTACGAGATCCTCCTCCCGCGCCTCTCCCTCTGGCGCGCCCGCCGCTCCGCGCGCCTCCGCGAGgagcgccgcgcccacgccctcGAGCTCCACAAGCTCCGCAAGACCGCAACCCGGCGCTGCCGCAACTGCAGCAACCCGTACAAGGACCAGAACCCCGGCGGCGGTAAGTTCATGTGCTCTTACTGCGGCCATGTCTCTAAGCGCCCTGTGCTCGACCTCAATTCAGCTGGGAAGGCCCCCACCGGATGGCCTTGTGCTCAGGATTGTGGATATTGGCTGGACCTGCGCTGCTCCTCCGCCAATAACAGCTCCTTCTTGGGGTTCTCGTGGCCCTTGCTTTCGTCCTTTTGCTCGACAGCAATGATGTGGTTATTGAGGAATATATTCAGGTTTACATCCTCAGGGGATGGTGAGGGTTTGAGCATAGATGGTAAAAGGTTGGCAAAGAGAGGAGAGAATGGAGGAAAAGCCGAGGAGAGCAGGACCGAGAAGTCGAGAAGGAAGGCGGAAGAGAAGAGACTGGCAAGGCTGGAGAGGGAAATGCTGGAGGAGGAGGAAAGGAAGCAGCGAGAGGAGATGGCTAAGCTAGTAGAGGAACGCAGGAAGCTGAGGGATGAAAAAGCAAAGGCCGAGGAGCGGTCAAAAAGCGCTACCCCTGTTGGGGAGAAGGATGCTAGGAAGGAGGCAGAGAAGCGGCgtcaggagaggaagaagaaagaggacaAGGGGTCAAGCAAGAGCAATTCAGATTGTGAGGACATTGATAGAAGATTGGGCCGAGAAGGCGATAGGAAGCGAGACTTTGACAGAAAGAGTGACTTGGACAGGCGTGAGGGTTACAAGCCTCATTACATTGATTCTAACAATCACAGTAATAAAACAGGGGAGAGCAGATCGAAATACTTTGGCCGTATGACAGGTGGTTTCTTATCTTCTTCAAGAGGGTTTGGCGGTGGTTCCTTCTTTGGCAGAAGTGCTCAGGCCCCTGCCCCTCAAGCTAGCAAGCTTAGTAGACCTGTAGTTCCTGCAACTGACCAGGGTAATGCAATCAAAAGAGATGTCCAGCATGCAGCCACACAAGCTACAGGCAAATCTGCTACAGCTGGAGAAACTAGAAATGCATGGACTAATTTTAATCGACCT GTTAGTCCAAATGTGCAGCCACACCCTACTGGCCTTAAAAAGTCTTGGCATCAGCTGTTTAGTCGTTCAGCATCAGTGTCCCCTTGTCCTGATGTTACAACTTCAGCTCATGATATGATTCGGAAGCCAGAACCAAATGGAGCTCAAATAAACAATGCTCATACATTTCTCTCTCAGTATCCTCCTCTGGACtacaagccaagttcaagccagTCCATGCAATTTCCAGGTTTTCCACCGCTTAATGGAGCACCTCCCAGTAACCCACTACATTTTCCTGCTGGACATATGCCCTTCTATGATGATGCGGAATCAACACTGCTTGAAGAACCAGAGCAATTTGAGGACCCATGCTATGATCCAGATGCAATTGCATTACTTGGGCCAGTTTCAGAATCTCTAGATAACTTCCCTCCAGACTTAGATTGTGGATTCCTCTCAAGTGACGTTATGAAAGAATCACATGGGAGGCCTTCACCAATTGAGTCTCCTCTCTCAAGATCTCGTATGGCTGAAGAAAAGCCTATCAAGCCCCCGCACTCATCAGTTGCAAGAGGTCCTGGTGGTTCCATTCTGCCTGAGACTAGCAGTGAACAAGGCACATGGCAAATGTGGAGCACACCATTGGTTCAGGAAAGTTTAGGTCTGCAAGGTCCTCAGAGCCAGTGGCTTCGGCAAAACACAAATCAATTCAACCATAGTGCCAACCTTTTCAGCAGCGGAGGTGGAGCAATAAGTTCCCTGGGTACTGGTTTGAATGACAGTGATCCATGGCTGCAGAAAGCACCTTTCCAGCAATTGCCACCTGATACACCAAGCCTGTTCCTTTCACATGAAATGCCTGGAAAATTACACAACGACTTGGTTTTTGGGTCTCCAAACAAATCAGCCCGCGAACACCCCTTTGGGCCGCCTGGTTCTTTGTGGCCCAA
- the LOC136508708 gene encoding phosphoglucan phosphatase LSF2, chloroplastic-like, translated as MAAMANTSRLPTPCILPTVSVGAKSRRLAIMAAVRCGPGGSRSHRRSLGVFLCRSSSTAGAQGGTRMEDYNTAMKRMMRNPYEYHHDLGMNYAVISEDLIVGSQPQKPEDIDHLKDEERVAYILCLQQDKDIEYWGIDFQSILNRRKELGIQHIRRPAVDFDPDSLRSQLPKAVSALEWAISQCKGRVYVHCTAGLGRAPAVAIAYMFWFEYMDLNTAYKKLTSIRSCGPNKRAIRAATYDLAKNNPSKEPFENLPEHAFEDIADWERKLIHNRVRALREA; from the exons ATGGCGGCCATGGCGAACACCTCTCGTCTCCCCACCCCCTGCATCCTCCCAACCGTCAGCGTCGGCGCTAAGAGCAGGAGGCTAGCTATAATGGCCGCCGTCAGGTGCGGCCCCGGCGGCAGCAGGAGCCACCGTAGGAGCCTTGGGGTCTTCCTTTGTCGATCTTCGTCCACGGCCGGAGCCCAAGGGGGCACGAGGATGGAGGACTATAACACCGCCATGAAGCGGATGATGCGTAACCCCTACGAATACCACCACGATCTCG GTATGAACTATGCTGTCATAAGTGAGGACTTGATTGTTGGCTCACAGCCTCAGAAGCCTGAAGATATCGATCACTTGAAAGATGAAGAGCGAGTAGCCTATATTCTTTGTTTACAGCAGGACAAGGACATCGAATATTGGGGCATTGATTTCCAATCCATTCTCAATAGGCGCAAAGAACTTGGCATTCAACACATTAGAAGACCA GCAGTCGACTTTGATCCAGATTCATTGAGGTCACAATTGCCAAAAGCAGTTTCGGCGCTAGAATGGGCTATATCGCAATGCAAAGGGCGAGTTTATGTCCACTGCACTGCTGGACTTGGGAGAGCACCTGCGGTTGCAATTGCTTACATGTTTTGGTTTGAGTATATGGAT CTTAATACAGCTTATAAGAAGCTAACATCCATAAGGTCCTGTGGACCCAATAAAAGAGCTATCCGTGCCGCAACCTATGATCTAGCTAAGAATAATCCATCGAAAGAGCCTTTTGAGAATCTTCCAGAGCACGCTTTCGAGGACATTGCAGACTGGGAGAGGAAGTTAATTCATAACCGGGTTCGTGCTCTTCGTGAAGCATGA
- the LOC136507042 gene encoding leucine-rich repeat extensin-like protein 5 produces MAKCIATVLAVAAVLTSVAASNAPDADSLRFPGRPGSRPRNPVFPGYPRARPSPPVPGSSSSPGVPSSPMPGVPSSSGPGTPAPCARPMVPQLPGFPGLGGGMGGGSSGGGSPPSSPTDCVTPLAGLMTCGTFLTGSEPETPTPQSECCNGLGAFLNSSSSGAAEGDDHTLRCLCPVILGDVNKMLPKPVDPVRMMYLPIACGVVLPPQVLYICFTGQQSPPLVGRIPDVWEKPNSAAVSP; encoded by the exons ATGGCGAAGTGCATTGCCACCGTGCTCGCCGTCGCTGCCGTGCTCACATCGGTGGCAGCGAGCAACGCGCCGGACGCCGACTCGCTCCGGTTTCCCGGCCGTCCGGGCAGCAGGCCGCGTAACCCGGTGTTCCCGGGGTACCCGAGAGCCAGGCCGTCGCCGCCGGTGCCCGGCAGCTCCTCCTCCCCTGGGGTGCCGTCGTCACCCATGCCCGGCGTGCCGTCGTCGTCGGGTCCAGGGACGCCGGCGCCCTGCGCCAGGCCCATGGTGCCGCAGCTGCCGGGGTTCCCCGGCCTAGGGGGCGGCATGGGCGGCGGCTCTTCTGGCGGCGgctccccgccgtcgtcgccgaccgACTGCGTGACCCCGCTGGCGGGGCTGATGACGTGCGGGACGTTCCTGACGGGGAGCGAGCCGGAGACGCCGACGCCGCAGAGCGAGTGCTGCAACGGCCTCGGCGCGTTCCTCAACAGCTCCAGCTCCGGCGCGGCGGAGGGGGACGACCACACGCTGCGGTGCCTGTGCCCCGTCATCCTCGGCGACGTGAACAAGATGCTGCCCAAGCCCGTGGACCCCGTCCGCATGATGTACCTGCCCATCGCCTGCGGCGTCGTCCTGCCGCCACAGGTCCTCTACATCTGCTTCA CTGGGCAGCAAAGCCCGCCACTCGTTGGCCGCATTCCTGACGTCTGGGAGAAGCCGAATTCAG CAGCCGTGTCGCCTTGA